A single Anopheles maculipalpis chromosome 3RL, idAnoMacuDA_375_x, whole genome shotgun sequence DNA region contains:
- the LOC126563734 gene encoding ankyrin-3 isoform X4, translating into MALEETQNNGSAVAVAPKENAPTAALKQQPPQGQAQVQPSTSNEKLNNIVNGGGATMEKSRSNNKQNDTNTAFLRAARAGDLQKLIEYLETGQVTDINTCNTNGLNALHLAAKDGHYDIVNELLKRGALVDNATKKGNTALHIASLAGQKEIIQLLLQYNASVNVQSQNGFTPLYMAAQENHDECVNYLLAKGANPALATEDGFTPLAVAMQQGHDKVVAVLLESDTRGKVRLPALHIAAKKDDVKAAKLLLENEHNPDVSSKSGFTPLHIAAHYGNVNVAQLLIEKGADVNFTAKHNITPLHVACKWGKLNMVKLLIANHGRIDSITRDGLTPLHCAARSGHDQVIEVLLEHRAEIISKTKNGLAPLHMAAQGEHVSAARILLMNKSPVDDITIDYLTALHVAAHCGHVKVAKLLLDRNADPNARALNGFTPLHIACKKNRIKVVELLLNHGATIGATTESGLTPLHVASFMGCMNIVIYLLQHDASPDIPTVRGETPLHLAARAKQTDIIRILLRNGAYVNAQAREDQTPLHVASRIGNMEIVMLLLQHGAKIDAVTKDNYTPLHIAAKEGQDEVASLLLDNEANVEAVTKKGFTPLHLAAKYGNLKCAELLLERGAQVDVQGKNGVTPLHVASHYDHQKVALLLLEKGASPYSPAKNGHTPLHIASKKNQLNIATTLLEYKADANAESKTGFTPLHLSAQEGHGDMARTLLNNGADPNHAAKNGLTPLHLCAQEDNVGIAETLLEHKARIDPVTKTGFTPLHVAAHFGQAGMVKYLIENDANIEMKTNIGHTPLHQAAQQGHTLIINILLKNKANPEAVTNGGQTALSIADKLGYITVVETLKVVTETSVTQTVDEKFKIVGPETIHETFLSDSEDEGEDPIMSDQQQYNYMTSDENKQFDDTNLTNMSIDPLKDDKYLEKIISRAENYTVSATDRSHTPNPLDITVTDNVNITRKPIHVGFLVSFLVDARGGAMRGCRHSGVRVIVPPRSAAQPTRITCRYVKPQRITNGPPLMEGEALISRILELAPVGAKFLGPVILEVPHFASLRDKEREIIILRSDNGETWREHTLYDSEEAIHEVLNETFKGDTLNLLEDLHTNRITRIVTNDFPHYFAIVSRIRQEVHAIGPEGGTVSATAVPQVQAIFPQNALTKKIRVGLQAQPIDMNTTANLLGRSVAVSPVVTVEPRRRKFHKAITLSMPAPKAYNSGMINQYSGNAPTLRLLCSITGGQNKAVWEDVTGSTPLTFVNDCVSFTTTVSARFWLMDCRNIGEATKMATELYSQMAHVPFMVKFVVFAKRVDQSEAKLSVFCMTDDKEDKTLEHQEHFTEIAKSRDIEVCEGRTIYLEFAGNIVPVMKSGEQLALQFNAFKENRLTFTVKIKNNLDDLLGRISFMNEPKVAKGEPIQTALCTLNFTLPSEKFGLGGDELETTSEFDQSSTEVLNSEQQAIVAAANRGKTLNFTFQNGDGASEIHKADIKITDICNLLGSDWPLLADELAITPSDVELIRAEYPNDEAQQAIVMLRLWLRQAGRDATGNVLEQALIKINRPDIVNKSITNLEPVTDEYERRVAQRQIGSMNGLDEIDPAKVNGVTTTSSIMHESEHEQTEEKQEHEAVEKQIPTDNNSPTDSVSPDTTEAFQQIRRESEILGIAAIKKEDLSTPPPSPADFNTQVSQNSSQAGVEEGRNDAVAEDVQEIIQQAIKDHDTHDDDEEEEAGGPVAVETAGSDSAISDHDEDSEGFELDLETDKSGKVKTIKKHSKVNIKINKTVAQRPTVGDIEWEMPESDARHPQIEISSVNLEDVSNDRRYSLDHIDPVAEGLTLGARTYEKSHSTPGETEQKKSEQIVIISSDNNISEVPADYSGDIDEFIFVQTSPENFAKMEKEQAKGGVVTDEDDNSNLVIITEEHYDYELTSDDDRRSSSLLEDPSPPEEKDLEGYTVAPSSTPGADGKKRFIVGGSSSSESEEDPQQRRRDHQSGSTSIVRRTVRSKVVPTGLTITEDESVVLKDDQTNGTNPAITVCQPTPPPAQPPSSSTSNNFSIRTGPGSSSGSDVALHETAGELSDDDETGKVNNNQAASDHPGDNPVTDTAFAEESHPSSSTVTSSRVAVIVTQVSNDLIDDEQPPQVAEDMLIDLAMHGDGGEDEANESDIDNSDVRAGVDGDGGGSVQVQMGSGLAEGSTEIKNYLVQNTDQIVGMEPTEPPIETTASKHEGSTRTETNTVVDESDDGTIRTTIYSTTLKFDGPEDMEEQILKQMRDQQFTAEQQEQLMNTPLITTTTLDPDTGVETTSTSTTRTTTTTKTITLTPDGDFPEDEILQKITTVTTHTSQPNVPEMVKETTVTVTEMVDGRTLDGAAKALNNIVDEFMNQERKN; encoded by the exons AATGACACAAACACAGCGTTCCTACGAGCAGCTAGGGCAGGAGATCTTCAGAAGCTGATAGAGTACCTCGAAACTGGTCAGGTGACCGACATCAACACGTGCAATACG AATGGTCTCAACGCGTTGCATCTCGCAGCAAAAGATGGTCACTATGACATCGTTAACGAATTACTGAAACGTGGTGCTCTCGTCGATAATGCCACTAAGAAGGGCAACACAGCACTGCACATCGCTTCATTGGCTGGCCAAAAGGAGATCATTCAGCTGCTCCTGCAATATAACGCATCGGTTAACGTGCAGTCTCAGAATGGATTCACGCCGCTCTACATGGCCGCGCAGGAAAACCATGATGAGTGTGTAAATTATCTTCTTGCTAAGGGTGCTAATCCTGCACTGGCTACAGAG gaCGGCTTTACGCCATTAGCAGTGGCGATGCAGCAAGGTCACGACAAAGTAGTGGCCGTACTACTTGAAAGCGATACACGCGGCAAGGTTCGATTACCAGCACTACATATAGCGGCCAAGAAGGATGACGTGAAGGCGGCAAAACTTTTGCTGGAG AATGAACACAATCCAGACGTATCTTCGAAGAGTGGCTTCACTCCGCTGCACATTGCTGCACATTACGGAAATGTAAACGTCGCTCAATTGCTAATTGAGAAAGGTGCCGATGTAAATTTTACTGCAAAGCACAACATCACACCACTACACGTGGCGTGCAAGTGGGGAAAGCTTAACATGGTGAAGCTCTTGATCGCAAACCATGGTCGTATCGATAGTATCACTCGCGATGGGCTTACCCCACTGCACTGTGCTGCTCGTTCAGGTCATGATCAAGTAATAGAAGTGTTGCTCGAACATCGTGCGGAGATCATTTCCAAGACCAAAAATGGACTTGCCCCGTTGCACATGGCAGCCCAGGGCGAACACGTGAGCGCAGCGCGTATTTTACTAATGAACAAATCACCAGTTGATGACATTACGATTGACTATCTAACTGCTCTGCACGTCGCAGCTCACTGTGGACATGTGAAGGTGGCAAAGCTGCTACTCGATCGAAATGCCGATCCGAATGCACGAGCACTGAACGGCTTTACACCGTTACACATTGCCTGCAAGAAGAATCGGATTAAGGTAGTGGAGCTGCTGCTAAACCATGGTGCCACAATTGGAGCTACTACGGAGAGTGGTCTAACGCCGTTGCATGTGGCTAGCTTCATGGGGTGCATGAACATTGTCATTTATCTTCTGCAACACGATGCCAGTCCGGACATTCCGACTGTGCGTGGTGAAACCCCACTACATCTGGCAGCACGTGCCAAGCAAACAGACATCATACGCATCTTGCTACGAAACGGGGCGTACGTAAATGCGCAAGCACGGGAAGACCAGACACCGCTACACGTCGCATCTCG AATCGGTAACATGGAAATAGTGATGCTACTTTTGCAACACGGTGCAAAGATTGATGCTGTAACGAAGGACAATTACACGCCGTTACACATAGCGGCAAAGGAGGGCCAAGATGAAGTGGCTTCACTACTATTGGACAACGAAGCTAACGTAGAAGCGGTCACTAAAAAAGGCTTCACACCACTGCATTTGGCCGCCAAGTACGGCAACCTAAAATGTGCTGAACTGCTTCTTGAACGAGGTGCCCAAGTGGATGTACAGGGCAAGAATGGTGTGACGCCATTGCACGTTGCTAGTCACTACGATCATCAAAAAGTAGCATTGCTGCTGCTAGAGAAAGGTGCATCACCGTATTCGCCAGCCAAGAATGGTCATACGCCGCTACACATTGcttcaaagaaaaatcaacTGAACATCGCCACAACGCTACTGGAATACAAGGCGGATGCTAATGCGGAAAGCAAAACAGGGTTCACGCCCCTGCACTTGTCAGCCCAAGAAGGTCATGGCGATATGGCGCGTACTCTATTGAACAATGGGGCCGATCCTAACCATGCCGCAAAGAATGGATTGACACCGTTGCATCTGTGTGCACAGGAAGACAATGTGGGCATCGCTGAAACGCTATTGGAGCATAAGGCACGCATCGATCCGGTAACAAAGACAGGCTTTACTCCGCTTCACGTGGCCGCTCATTTCGGTCAAGCCGGAATGGTGAAATACTTGATCGAAAATGATGCAAACATCGAGATGAAGACCAATATTGGTCATACCCCGCTCCATCAGGCTGCACAGCAAGGACACACGCTCATCATCAACATTCTgctgaaaaataaagcaaatccGGAAGCAGTGACTAACGGTGGCCAAACTGCGCTATCGATCGCCGATAAGCTGGGCTATATCACTGTAGTGGAGACACTGAAGGTAGTCACCGAAACAAGCGTCACACAGACGGTTGATGAGAAGTTTAAAATCGTTGGACCAGAAACTATCCACGAAACGTTCCTGTCGGACTCCGAAGATGAGG GTGAAGATCCAATCATGTccgaccagcagcagtacaacTACATGACAAGCgacgaaaacaaacagttcGACGACACAAATCTCACCAACATGAGTATCGATCCATTGAaggatgataaatatttggaAAAGATCATTTCTCGTGCAGAGAACTACACCGTTTCGGCCACAGATCGGTCCCACACACCCAATCCGCTGGACATCACTGTGACTGACAATGTGAACATCACCCGAAAGCCGATCCATGTTGG ATTTCTGGTGTCGTTCCTGGTTGATGCACGTGGTGGTGCCATGCGAGGTTGCCGCCACAGCGGTGTACGTGTGATTGTACCACCTCGATCAGCCGCACAACCTACAAGGATTACCTGTCGGTATGTGAAACCACAACGCATCACCAATGGTCCGCCATTAATGGAAGGAGAGGCTCTGATAAGCCGCATTCTCGAGTTGGCCCCTGTTGGTGCCAAGTTCCTTGG CCCTGTCATCCTTGAGGTGCCTCATTTTGCGTCGCTGCGCGATAAGGAACGCGAAATAATTATCCTACGTTCTGATAATGGTGAAACATGGCGCGAACATACGCTTTACGATAGTGAGGAAGCCATCCACGAAGTCCTGAACGAGACATTCAAGGGAGATACGCTCAACTTGCTCGAGGATTTACATACGAACAGGATCACACGCATTGTGACAAACGATTTTCCACACTATTTTGCGATCGTGTCGCGTATTCGTCAGGAAGTGCACGCTATTGGACCAGAGGGTGGTACCGTGTCGGCTACTGCTGTTCCACAGGTGCAAGCTATTTTCCCACAAAATGCACTGACGAAGAAAATCCGTGTCGGGCTGCAGGCCCAACCGATTGACATGAACACAACGGCTAACTTGCTAGGCCGCAGTGTAGCAGTGTCACCGGTGGTGACTGTAGAACCGCGTCGGCGTAAGTTCCACAAAGCGATTACGCTCAGTATGCCCGCTCCAAAAGCTTACAACTCGGGTATGATCAACCAATATTCGGGCAATGCGCCGACGTTGCGTTTGCTGTGTTCGATAACCGGCGGCCAGAATAAAGCCGTATGGGAAGATGTTACCGGTTCAACACCACTCACGTTCGTGAACGATTGTGTGTCTTTCACGACTACAGTGTCAGCTCGCTTCTGGCTGATGGATTGCCGCAACATTGGCGAAGCAACCAAAATGGCCACTGAATTGTACTCGCAGATGGCGCACGTGCCTTTCATGGTGAAGTTCGTCGTGTTTGCCAAGCGTGTCGACCAAAGCGAGGCAAAATTAAGCGTTTTCTGTATGACGGATGACAAAGAAGACAAAACATTGGAACATCAAGAACATTTCACTGAGATTGCCAAATCTCGAGATATCGAGGTCTGTGAAGGACGAACAATCTATCTAGAATTCGCTGGCAATATCGTCCCGGTGATGAAATCTGGCGAGCAGCTTGCATTGCAGTTCAACGCATTTAAGGAAAATCGTCTCACGTTCACGGTCAAGATCAAAAACAATCTGGACGATCTGCTTGGTCGTATCTCGTTCATGAACGAGCCCAAAGTTGCCAAGGGCGAACCAATTCAAACGGCGCTCTGCACTCTAAACTTTACACTTCCATCCGAAAAGTTTGGTTTGGGTGGAGACGAACTGGAGACAACGTCCGAGTTCGATCAGAGCTCGACCGAAGTTCTCAACAGCGAACAGCAGGCTATCGTTGCGGCAGCCAATCGTGGCAAGACGCTAAACTTCACGTTCCAAAATGGAGATGGTGCAAGCGAAATACACAAGGCGGATATTAAGATTACAGACATTTGCAACCTACTCGGTTCCGATTGGCCCCTGTTAGCGGATGAGCTTGCGATCACACCGTCCGATGTGGAGCTGATACGAGCGGAATATCCGAACGATGAAGCACAGCAGGCGATCGTGATGTTGCGTCTCTGGCTTCGTCAGGCCGGAAGAGATGCAACTGGTAATGTGCTCGAGCAGGCTCTTATCAAAATCAATCGGCCGGACATTGTCAACAAATCAATTACAAATTTGGAACCGGTAACGGACGAGTACGAGCGACGTGTTGCGCAGCGGCAAATCGGTTCGATGAATGGACTGGATGAAATCGATCCAGCAAAAGTGAATGGTGTGACTACGACCAGCAGTATAATGCACG AATCCGAACACgagcaaacagaagaaaagcaagagCATGAAGCAGTCGAAAAACAAATACCGACGGACAACAATTCCCCAACTGATTCCGTATCCCCAGACACCACGGAAGCGTTCCAGCAGATTCGTCGCGAAAGCGAAATCCTCGGAATAGCAGCGATTAAAAAGGAAGACCTTTCTACGCCTCCACCAAGTCCGGCCGATTTCAATACGCAAGTCAGTCAGAACAGCAGCCAGGCGGGCGTAGAAGAAGGACGAAACGATG CAGTAGCCGAGGATGTGCaagaaattattcaacaaGCCATCAAAGATCATGATacgcatgacgatgacgaagaGGAGGAAGCCGGTGGTCCGGTGGCGGTGGAAACAGCTGGCAGCGATTCGGCAATCAGTGATCATGACGAAGATTCCGAAGGATTCGAATTGGACCTCGAAACGGACAAAAGTGGTAAAgtgaaaacgataaaaaaacattcgaaggtaaacattaaaatcaataaaacagtTGCCCAACGTCCCACGGTCGGGGACATCGAGTGGGAAATGCCAGAATCGGATGCACGACATCCCCAAATAGAGATATCGTCCGTCAACTTGGAGGACGTCTCGAACGATCGTCGGTACAGTTTGGATCACATTGATCCCGTTGCCGAAGGACTCACTCTCGGTGCTCGTACATACGAAAAGTCTCACTCGACACCGGGCGAAACCGAACAAAAGAAGTCGGAACAAATTGTTATCATCTCGTCTGATAACAACATCTCAGAGGTGCCGGCAGACTATTCCGGTGACATTGATGAGTTCATTTTCGTGCAAACGTCACCGGAGAACTTTGCCAAGATGGAAAAGGAGCAAGCTAAGGGTGGAGTTGTAACGGATGAGGATGATAACAGCAACTTGGTCATCATCACCGAGGAACACTACGATTACGAACTAACGAGTGACGATGATCGCCGATCGTCTAGCCTGTTGGAGGATCCTTCGCCTCCCGAAGAGAAAGATCTTGAAGGATACACAGTCGCACCGTCGTCGACGCCAGGTGCGGATGGTAAGAAGCGCTTTATCGTTGGAGGCAGTAGTAGTTCGGAAAGTGAAGAAGATCCCCAACAACGGCGTCGTGATCATCAGTCCGGATCGACATCCATCGTAAGACGCACGGTGCGAAGTAAGGTGGTTCCTACGGGTCTTACAATTACCGAGGATGAATCGGTTGTGCTGAAGGACGACCAGACCAATGGCACCAATCCGGCGATAACTGTTTGTCAGCCAACACCGCCACCGGCGCAGCCACCCTCCAGCAGTACCAGCAACAACTTTTCTATCCGAACAGGACCGGGATCATCGAGCGGATCAGACGTTGCCCTGCACGAAACTGCGGGCGAGCTGAGCGATGACGATGAAACAG GTAAAGTCAACAACAACCAGGCTGCAAGTGATCATCCGGGAGATAACCCGGTAACGGACACTGCTTTCGCTGAGGAATCGCATCCTTCTTCGTCCACCGTTACCTCCTCGAGGGTGGCGGTAATCGTAACTCAAGTATCCAACGATCTGATCGACGACGAACAGCCTCCGCAAGTAGCGGAGGACATGTTGATCGATCTTGCTATGCACGGTGACGGTGGTGAGGACGAAGCGAACGAATCTGACATCGATAATAGTGATGTTCGTGCAggtgttgatggtgatggtggtggctcTGTACAGGTTCAAATGGGATCGGGCCTAGCAGAAGGCAGTACAGAAATTA aaaactaTCTTGTTCAAAACACTGATCAAATAGTCGGTATGGAGCCAACTGAACCGCCAATTGAAACCACAGCTTCGAAACATGAAGGATCCACAcgaacagaaacaaacactGTCGTTGATGAATCAGATGATGG AACCATTCGTACTACGATTTACTCTACCACGTTGAAATTTGATGGTCCGGAAGATATGGAAgaacaaatattaaaacagATGCGAGATCAGCAATTCACAGCGGAACAACAGGAACAG TTGATGAACACCCCATTAATAACAACCACGACATTGGATCCGGATACGGGTGTAGAGACAACGTCCACCTCGACAACTCGAACGACAACGACCACTAAAACAATCACACTTACACCGGATGGAGATTTCCCCGAGGATGAAATACTGCAAAAAATCACAACCGTCACGACGCACACCTCTCAGCCAAACGTACCGGAAATGGTTAAGGAGACAACCGTCACCGTAACGGAAATGGTGGACGGCCGAACACTGGACGGTGCTGCCAAGGCACTCAATAATATAGTGGATGAGTTTATGAACCAGGAACGTAAAAATTAA